One segment of Porticoccus hydrocarbonoclasticus MCTG13d DNA contains the following:
- the xrtA gene encoding exosortase A gives MKSEPSLINALQLTPTAREQLLVPVFFIGLLVVFFGLFYETTWIMVSTWYQAETYTHGFLILPIVAWLIWRRRNFLQNLRPTPQFLALIPLAAAGFLWMLGNLVDVQVVQQFALITMVVAAFLTVMGTEISKALIFPLAFLFFAVPMGEELVPPLMEYTATVTVALVKLSGIPVYREGMFIALPSGNWSVVEACSGIRYLIASVTLGCLFAYINYSSMKKRLAFILVASIVPIIANGLRAYMIVMIGHLSGMELAVGVDHLIYGWVFFGLVMLILFVIGAKWSDPDQLPAHSGSTSETKSSERSCLPGSAVILAVFATLAIAAIWPAWVFALNQGGETRPTAVEFVPERLGEFTLSTDVFWDWYPQHRGNDSHIKQFYVYQNQNDAEGQPAVMLDISQYLRQERGAELISGQNRLFNRDVRDWRVFPMGGESVDLNGETTWVLSAVVKGPGQNLLVWRWYRIGDQYTANDYVAKLYELSARLLENRRDGAIITLAVPIDFPGESEQMAVAEEKLQRFIHTMLPELENSLDREFSGAKQP, from the coding sequence ATGAAGTCTGAACCGTCATTGATCAATGCCCTGCAATTGACGCCCACAGCCAGGGAGCAACTACTTGTTCCCGTTTTTTTTATTGGTCTGCTGGTAGTTTTTTTTGGTCTTTTCTATGAAACCACATGGATAATGGTGTCCACTTGGTACCAGGCTGAAACCTATACCCACGGTTTTCTGATCCTGCCTATTGTCGCCTGGCTGATCTGGCGGCGCAGAAATTTTCTGCAGAATCTGCGGCCCACTCCACAATTTTTGGCGTTGATCCCCCTGGCTGCTGCCGGGTTTCTCTGGATGCTGGGTAATCTGGTGGATGTTCAGGTTGTTCAGCAGTTCGCGCTGATCACCATGGTTGTCGCTGCGTTTCTGACGGTTATGGGGACAGAAATTTCCAAAGCATTGATTTTTCCGCTGGCATTTCTATTTTTTGCAGTCCCTATGGGAGAGGAGCTGGTTCCCCCGTTGATGGAATACACCGCAACGGTAACCGTTGCTTTGGTAAAACTTAGCGGAATCCCCGTTTATCGCGAGGGCATGTTTATCGCACTGCCCTCCGGAAACTGGTCAGTCGTGGAAGCCTGCAGCGGTATTCGCTATCTGATTGCATCGGTGACCCTGGGATGCCTGTTTGCCTATATCAACTACTCAAGCATGAAAAAAAGACTGGCATTCATCCTGGTGGCGTCAATTGTACCAATCATTGCCAACGGACTGCGCGCCTACATGATTGTCATGATTGGTCATCTCAGCGGCATGGAGCTGGCGGTCGGCGTTGATCACCTGATTTATGGCTGGGTTTTCTTTGGGCTTGTTATGCTGATTTTATTTGTGATTGGGGCCAAATGGAGCGACCCCGATCAGTTACCCGCACACTCCGGCAGCACGTCTGAGACCAAGTCTAGTGAACGATCATGTTTACCGGGCTCCGCTGTTATTCTTGCGGTTTTCGCCACATTGGCCATCGCGGCTATCTGGCCCGCCTGGGTCTTTGCATTGAATCAGGGCGGGGAGACCAGGCCGACTGCCGTCGAATTTGTACCAGAGCGCCTCGGCGAGTTTACCCTGAGTACTGATGTGTTCTGGGACTGGTATCCCCAGCATAGGGGCAACGATAGTCATATAAAGCAGTTTTACGTGTATCAGAATCAGAATGACGCTGAAGGGCAGCCCGCTGTCATGCTCGATATTTCCCAGTATCTGCGACAGGAGCGGGGTGCGGAACTGATCAGTGGTCAGAACCGCCTGTTTAATCGCGATGTTCGCGACTGGCGAGTGTTTCCCATGGGTGGAGAATCCGTGGACCTCAACGGTGAAACAACCTGGGTTTTATCCGCAGTGGTGAAAGGACCCGGTCAAAATCTGCTGGTTTGGCGGTGGTATCGCATTGGCGACCAATATACGGCCAATGACTATGTGGCCAAGTTATATGAGTTGAGCGCCCGGTTGCTGGAAAACAGGCGGGATGGTGCCATTATCACCCTCGCGGTACCGATAGATTTCCCGGGCGAGAGCGAACAGATGGCCGTTGCTGAAGAAAAGCTGCAAAGGTTCATCCATACGATGTTGCCGGAACTGGAAAACTCACTCGACCGGGAATTTTCCGGGGCAAAGCAACCGTGA
- a CDS encoding XrtA system polysaccharide deacetylase, which yields MNHTTSIRNAMSVDVEDYYHVSAFESCINKKQWNEMPCRIEANMERILALFEQKSIKATFFTLGCVAERYPAMVREIVDQGHELASHGWEHVRVTHQNQQTFTQDITRTRQLLEDISGQPVVGYRAASYSICEENLWALDCLADAGYQYSSSIVPIRHDHYGIPGAPRFAFPAANNRLLEIPVTTIPVAGRNINCGGGGWFRLFPYSFTRWAINRVNWKEHQPCIFYFHPWEIDPEQPRVPNASNKARFRHYLNLHKVHHRLEQLADDFLWGRVDEVFLKDFEQKQTGNDQWGLHGACDSSAV from the coding sequence GTGAATCACACAACCTCTATTCGCAATGCCATGTCGGTCGATGTGGAGGACTATTATCATGTCTCCGCCTTCGAGAGTTGTATCAATAAAAAACAATGGAATGAGATGCCCTGTCGCATAGAGGCCAATATGGAGCGAATCCTGGCCCTATTTGAGCAAAAAAGCATCAAGGCAACCTTCTTCACTCTGGGTTGTGTGGCCGAACGTTACCCCGCTATGGTCAGGGAGATTGTCGATCAGGGGCACGAGCTTGCAAGCCACGGCTGGGAACATGTTCGGGTTACCCACCAAAACCAGCAAACCTTTACTCAGGACATTACTCGAACACGCCAGTTGCTTGAAGATATCTCGGGCCAGCCCGTGGTCGGCTACCGTGCCGCGAGCTATTCCATCTGTGAGGAAAACCTCTGGGCGCTGGATTGTCTCGCCGATGCAGGCTACCAGTATAGTTCCAGTATCGTACCCATCAGACATGACCATTACGGCATACCGGGCGCCCCCCGGTTTGCTTTTCCGGCGGCCAATAACAGGTTGTTGGAGATTCCTGTTACCACTATTCCTGTCGCAGGGCGCAACATCAACTGTGGTGGCGGCGGCTGGTTTCGTTTATTTCCCTACAGTTTCACCCGGTGGGCGATCAATCGTGTTAACTGGAAAGAGCATCAACCCTGTATTTTCTACTTCCATCCCTGGGAAATTGACCCTGAGCAGCCACGTGTGCCCAACGCCAGCAATAAAGCCAGATTCCGACACTATTTGAATCTGCATAAAGTCCATCATCGACTGGAGCAACTTGCCGATGACTTCCTGTGGGGGCGAGTTGATGAGGTGTTCCTGAAAGACTTCGAACAAAAACAAACCGGCAATGATCAGTGGGGGTTGCATGGCGCTTGCGATTCATCAGCTGTCTGA
- a CDS encoding FemAB family XrtA/PEP-CTERM system-associated protein: protein MALAIHQLSDEDLSQWDEYVLKTPAATFFHRAGWKTVLQRAFGHQPYFLYAEREGEIVGIVPLAHNKSLLFGNNLVSTPFCVYGGIVADTDEIAAALRTAACDLAQTLDVDALELRNQHRSTENWPTKSLYATFRRSIDRDPEVNMQAIPSKQRTMIRKGIKNGLVSEPGQDWERIYRIYAESVRNLGTPVFSKNYFSLLRKVFGDDVDTLMITHEGRDVAGVVSFYFRDEVLPYYGGSIAEARQIKGVNDFMYWELMRRSAEQGIQVFDFGRSKEGTGPYRFKQHWGFTPEQLYYEYHLVRADSVPDINPLNPKYQYFIRAWKKLPLPLANTVGPLLAKNLG from the coding sequence ATGGCGCTTGCGATTCATCAGCTGTCTGACGAAGATTTGTCCCAATGGGACGAGTATGTTTTAAAAACGCCTGCGGCAACGTTTTTTCACAGGGCCGGCTGGAAAACGGTTCTACAGCGAGCCTTCGGCCACCAGCCCTATTTTCTCTATGCCGAACGTGAGGGAGAAATAGTCGGCATAGTGCCGCTGGCACACAATAAGAGCCTGCTGTTTGGCAACAACCTAGTATCCACGCCATTTTGCGTCTACGGGGGTATCGTTGCCGACACCGATGAAATTGCTGCAGCTCTGAGAACCGCCGCCTGTGATCTCGCGCAGACACTTGATGTGGATGCGCTGGAATTGCGGAACCAGCACCGTTCAACCGAAAACTGGCCGACAAAGAGTCTTTATGCGACCTTTCGCCGCTCTATTGATCGGGATCCCGAGGTGAACATGCAGGCGATTCCCAGCAAGCAGCGGACCATGATTCGCAAGGGAATCAAGAATGGTCTGGTGAGTGAGCCGGGACAGGATTGGGAACGAATTTATCGAATCTACGCAGAAAGCGTCAGAAATCTCGGCACGCCGGTTTTCTCCAAAAACTACTTTTCACTTCTTCGCAAAGTGTTTGGCGATGACGTCGATACCCTGATGATTACCCATGAAGGACGTGACGTCGCGGGTGTGGTGAGTTTTTACTTCAGAGATGAAGTGTTGCCCTACTATGGGGGTAGTATTGCCGAAGCGAGGCAAATCAAGGGCGTAAACGATTTTATGTATTGGGAATTGATGCGTCGTTCAGCTGAGCAGGGTATACAGGTGTTTGATTTTGGTCGCAGCAAAGAGGGCACGGGTCCCTACCGTTTCAAGCAGCACTGGGGATTTACCCCCGAGCAGCTGTATTATGAATATCACTTGGTCAGGGCGGACAGTGTTCCGGATATAAATCCCCTCAACCCAAAGTATCAGTACTTCATCAGGGCATGGAAAAAACTGCCATTGCCTCTGGCAAATACCGTTGGGCCACTACTGGCAAAAAACCTGGGTTAG
- a CDS encoding TIGR03087 family PEP-CTERM/XrtA system glycosyltransferase produces MLFLSHRIPFPPNKGDKIRSFHLLKYLSEHYRVYLGAFIDDAEDWQYREQVREYCEDCCFVRLNQRKARLKSLFGLITGEPLTLPYFFSAALARWTRSVTTEQGIQRAVIYSAAMAQYVSGTELPIERKLIDFVDIDSDKWRQYSEKKRWPMSWIYRREAKRLLAYERHVAAEFDASLFVSSAEATMFQTLAPEVASKTGFYNNGVDVDYFSPDTDLVTPYSPQDKVLVFTGAMDYWPNEDAVCWFAEQVFPSLKKVDSSLKLYIVGSNPTETVQSLEKISGVCVTGRVLDVRPYLKFAVAAVAPMRVARGIQNKVLEAMAMAKPVIVTPQALEGIAAEHGQDVLVADDEATLSALVKQVLAGQFSSIGKTAREKVTRDFSWDDNLPNVTSWLEDGRASVSGGAGHEV; encoded by the coding sequence ATGTTATTTCTATCTCATCGGATCCCTTTTCCCCCCAACAAAGGTGACAAGATACGCTCCTTTCACTTGCTCAAATATTTGAGTGAGCATTATCGTGTTTACCTTGGCGCTTTTATCGATGATGCAGAAGACTGGCAATATCGGGAGCAGGTTCGGGAATATTGTGAGGATTGCTGCTTTGTCAGACTGAATCAGCGCAAGGCCCGGCTGAAAAGTCTGTTCGGACTGATAACCGGTGAACCGTTGACCCTGCCTTATTTTTTCAGTGCCGCGCTGGCCCGCTGGACTCGCAGTGTAACTACTGAGCAGGGTATTCAGCGAGCCGTCATTTACTCCGCTGCCATGGCGCAATATGTTTCCGGCACAGAGCTGCCTATTGAGCGGAAACTGATTGATTTCGTGGACATTGATTCCGATAAGTGGCGACAGTATTCGGAGAAAAAGCGCTGGCCAATGAGCTGGATTTATCGCCGGGAAGCAAAGCGTTTATTGGCTTACGAGCGTCATGTGGCGGCTGAGTTTGATGCCAGCCTGTTTGTCTCCTCTGCCGAAGCGACCATGTTCCAGACGCTCGCTCCCGAAGTGGCCAGTAAAACCGGCTTTTATAATAATGGCGTGGACGTGGATTACTTTTCTCCGGACACTGATCTGGTGACGCCATACAGTCCTCAGGACAAAGTCCTGGTATTTACCGGTGCGATGGATTACTGGCCCAACGAGGATGCGGTCTGCTGGTTTGCCGAGCAAGTGTTCCCGAGTCTCAAAAAGGTTGATAGCAGTCTGAAGCTGTATATCGTCGGCAGCAATCCTACCGAAACCGTTCAGTCTCTGGAGAAAATCTCCGGGGTTTGCGTCACCGGTCGGGTGCTGGATGTTCGCCCCTATCTGAAGTTTGCCGTGGCTGCGGTCGCACCGATGAGAGTTGCCCGGGGTATTCAGAACAAGGTACTGGAAGCCATGGCCATGGCCAAACCGGTCATTGTCACCCCGCAGGCATTGGAGGGCATCGCAGCTGAACATGGTCAAGACGTATTGGTGGCTGACGATGAAGCGACTTTGAGTGCATTGGTGAAGCAGGTTCTGGCCGGTCAGTTTTCCTCAATCGGCAAGACGGCCCGTGAAAAAGTCACCCGTGATTTCAGTTGGGACGACAACCTGCCCAACGTCACCAGTTGGCTGGAAGATGGCAGAGCTTCAGTGAGTGGAGGTGCGGGCCATGAAGTCTGA
- a CDS encoding TIGR03016 family PEP-CTERM system-associated outer membrane protein, with protein sequence MNNSTRVSLCKISHVASIAMVVMLAVPYSLNAGEWKSKGSITFGEIYTDNVELDDDNKESKFISVVRPTIELEGKGRRAEMSLVGAFEFNNVGGGADSFNPRVRGDGAVELLEDFFFVEGDIYSNQTLIDPFAASGSTQLNRSDNVTTTYDYSISPYLVHRFARFADLQVRYTYDDQINKGDELSDSVRKMSVVTLNSGPDFGVLSWTLRADHQKTEFDGDGFMNQDGDNERSTASVRLGYALDRKWQLNGTLGQEWNNFQTFDDDNTDGDFWDVGLVWTPNRRTTFDFGYGKHFFGTTPRFKFSHTTRRTSLAVNYSRSITDTRSERRAASLFPGEDPFGDLIDPITGEPLFLTDNLTFRDQGIFVNELFDASLTLKGKRSDLTFFVRESKQLREDIDSDAKFTSTGIRFNRKLSSKISVTSRLSLDERENRATSESEITRFYLSLDRQLGPKTSVTLGYSFSDRDADGFGRDYKENRLNLGLTIDF encoded by the coding sequence ATGAATAACAGCACGCGGGTTTCCCTTTGTAAAATCAGCCATGTGGCATCTATTGCCATGGTTGTGATGTTGGCCGTGCCATATTCGCTGAATGCCGGCGAATGGAAAAGCAAGGGGAGCATTACTTTTGGTGAAATTTACACGGACAATGTAGAACTGGACGATGACAACAAGGAGAGCAAGTTTATCAGTGTGGTACGACCTACCATCGAACTTGAAGGTAAAGGCAGACGCGCTGAAATGTCACTGGTTGGTGCTTTTGAGTTTAACAATGTAGGTGGTGGCGCCGACTCCTTTAATCCCAGGGTGCGTGGTGACGGCGCTGTTGAGTTGCTTGAAGATTTCTTTTTTGTTGAAGGCGATATCTATTCCAATCAGACGCTTATCGACCCTTTCGCCGCATCTGGCAGCACTCAGCTCAACAGATCCGACAACGTTACAACCACTTATGATTACAGCATAAGTCCCTATCTTGTTCATCGCTTTGCACGGTTTGCCGACCTTCAGGTGCGCTACACCTATGATGATCAGATCAATAAGGGCGATGAGCTTTCCGACAGTGTACGAAAAATGTCAGTGGTGACACTCAATAGCGGTCCGGATTTTGGTGTCCTGAGCTGGACCCTGCGTGCCGATCACCAGAAAACAGAATTTGATGGCGATGGCTTCATGAATCAGGATGGGGATAATGAGCGCTCTACAGCCAGTGTCAGGCTGGGTTATGCCCTCGATCGAAAGTGGCAGTTGAATGGTACTTTGGGTCAGGAGTGGAATAACTTTCAGACTTTCGATGACGACAATACCGATGGTGATTTCTGGGATGTAGGTCTGGTATGGACCCCAAACAGACGAACAACTTTTGACTTCGGCTACGGAAAACATTTTTTTGGTACCACACCCCGCTTCAAGTTTAGCCACACCACCCGTCGGACATCTCTTGCCGTCAACTACAGTCGTAGCATCACCGATACCCGATCAGAGAGACGTGCTGCCAGCCTGTTCCCGGGAGAAGACCCCTTTGGAGACCTGATTGATCCAATTACCGGAGAGCCGCTATTTCTGACAGATAACCTCACTTTCCGGGATCAGGGAATTTTTGTTAATGAGTTGTTTGATGCTTCGCTAACACTGAAAGGCAAGCGCAGTGATCTGACCTTCTTTGTTCGGGAGTCAAAGCAGCTCCGAGAGGACATCGACAGTGACGCAAAATTTACTTCCACGGGTATTCGGTTTAATCGAAAACTGTCTTCAAAAATCAGTGTTACCTCAAGATTGAGTCTGGATGAAAGAGAAAACCGGGCCACTTCAGAGTCGGAAATTACCAGGTTTTATCTGAGCCTTGATCGTCAGCTGGGTCCCAAGACCTCTGTAACGCTTGGCTACAGTTTTTCTGACAGGGACGCAGACGGTTTTGGGCGTGACTATAAAGAAAACCGGTTAAACCTGGGCCTGACAATAGATTTTTAG
- the wecB gene encoding non-hydrolyzing UDP-N-acetylglucosamine 2-epimerase translates to MVRKPQPPQILCVVGARPNFMKIAPIMRGLNHPQTGLSGKLVHTGQHYDAAMKTTFFEQLHIPQPDIDLEVGSGTHATQTADIMKRFEPVLDEQRPHAVLVVGDVNSTIACALVAVKKGIPVIHVEAGLRSGDRTMPEEINRVLTDQISELLFTTEKSAADNLLREGVDSDRIHFAGNVMIDTLRYNLAQAIPAMTTTSGLKKNGSRLDLSNGYGLLTLHRPANVDHPEVLQNLLSALVDISRDIPLIFPVHPRTRQRIIDAGLEPMIASSALYMTGPLGYLEMLGMMKDARLVLTDSGGIQEETTALGIPCVTLRENTERPITVEQGTNTIVGNDPRAIHACVADILSTGGKSGCIPELWDGQAAERIVETIALWSNGSL, encoded by the coding sequence ATGGTCAGGAAGCCACAGCCTCCACAGATCCTCTGTGTCGTAGGTGCAAGACCAAATTTCATGAAAATAGCACCGATTATGCGAGGGTTAAATCACCCTCAAACGGGCCTTTCTGGCAAGCTGGTTCATACCGGGCAACACTACGATGCCGCCATGAAGACAACCTTCTTCGAGCAGTTGCATATCCCCCAGCCCGATATTGATCTCGAGGTGGGGTCGGGCACCCATGCCACACAAACGGCAGACATCATGAAACGTTTTGAGCCGGTCCTTGATGAGCAGCGGCCCCATGCAGTACTGGTGGTGGGCGATGTGAATTCCACCATTGCCTGTGCGCTGGTCGCCGTGAAAAAGGGTATTCCGGTGATTCATGTGGAAGCAGGGCTGCGCAGTGGGGATCGCACCATGCCCGAGGAGATCAACCGGGTATTGACGGACCAGATTTCGGAATTGCTGTTTACCACGGAAAAATCGGCCGCTGACAACCTGCTGCGGGAGGGTGTTGACTCGGATCGCATTCATTTTGCCGGAAATGTGATGATCGACACGCTGCGTTATAACCTGGCACAGGCGATACCGGCGATGACGACCACTTCCGGGCTGAAAAAAAATGGCTCAAGGCTGGATCTCTCCAATGGTTATGGCCTGCTGACACTGCACCGTCCGGCCAATGTTGATCACCCCGAAGTGTTGCAGAACCTGCTCAGTGCGTTGGTTGACATCAGTCGGGATATCCCGCTGATCTTTCCCGTCCACCCTCGGACCCGACAACGCATCATTGATGCCGGGCTGGAGCCAATGATTGCCTCCTCTGCGCTATACATGACAGGCCCGTTAGGCTATCTCGAGATGCTGGGCATGATGAAAGACGCCCGCCTGGTGCTCACCGATTCCGGGGGAATTCAGGAAGAAACGACAGCGCTGGGTATTCCCTGTGTCACCCTTCGTGAAAATACCGAGAGGCCCATTACAGTGGAGCAGGGGACCAATACCATTGTCGGTAACGATCCGCGGGCAATCCATGCCTGTGTCGCAGATATTCTCAGTACCGGTGGAAAATCGGGTTGTATCCCCGAGCTTTGGGATGGCCAGGCGGCAGAGAGAATCGTGGAAACAATTGCTCTCTGGTCTAACGGGAGCCTGTAG
- a CDS encoding XrtA-associated tyrosine autokinase codes for MSTIEKAVEKLGKKSQNHDSAAPSSSSPDVGGNLTSEPDSQVFFDKTVESSADAAPSASQSENKSIVLPIKELEARGFVSPYKPRSYIAEEYRAIKRPLLQNIDTNMAKGADHANLIMVTSSFEGEGKTFSAINLMLSISIEKDKTVLFVDADMAKASAGNLLGIPDDTPGLIDVLEDENIGIEDVLLNTDLPNVRIIPVGIAHERSTELLASERMKQLMAELSARYPDRVIIFDSPPFLQTSEAAVLADCMGQIVFVVEAEKVSPDVVKQVVSRISDDKIIGMLLNKAVRYPWDNYTHGYGYGYGHSYGAGRTRMGGGQNE; via the coding sequence ATGAGCACAATTGAAAAAGCAGTTGAAAAGCTGGGGAAGAAGAGTCAGAACCACGACTCGGCAGCTCCCTCATCAAGCTCACCTGATGTGGGGGGCAACCTCACCTCAGAGCCGGACAGCCAGGTTTTTTTTGACAAAACGGTTGAGTCGTCGGCAGACGCTGCGCCCTCAGCAAGCCAATCTGAAAATAAAAGTATTGTTCTGCCCATCAAAGAGTTGGAAGCGAGGGGTTTCGTCTCTCCCTATAAGCCTAGGAGTTATATCGCAGAGGAATACCGGGCGATCAAACGACCGTTATTGCAAAACATCGATACCAATATGGCTAAGGGCGCGGACCATGCCAACCTGATTATGGTGACGAGCTCCTTTGAGGGAGAAGGAAAAACGTTTTCAGCCATTAATCTGATGCTGAGTATCTCCATAGAAAAGGATAAAACAGTTTTATTCGTGGATGCAGACATGGCAAAGGCCTCTGCGGGAAACTTATTGGGTATTCCTGATGATACGCCAGGGCTTATTGATGTTCTGGAAGATGAAAATATCGGCATCGAAGATGTACTGCTAAACACCGACCTTCCCAATGTGCGCATTATTCCAGTGGGGATTGCCCACGAACGATCTACAGAGCTGCTTGCCAGTGAGCGGATGAAGCAATTGATGGCAGAGTTGTCAGCGCGTTATCCGGATCGGGTTATTATTTTCGATTCCCCACCGTTCCTTCAGACGAGTGAGGCAGCAGTGCTGGCCGACTGCATGGGGCAAATCGTGTTTGTGGTCGAAGCGGAAAAGGTTTCACCGGATGTTGTGAAACAGGTGGTTAGCCGGATCAGTGACGATAAAATTATCGGGATGCTGCTCAACAAAGCCGTAAGATACCCTTGGGACAATTATACCCATGGCTATGGTTATGGGTATGGGCATAGTTATGGGGCAGGTCGAACAAGGATGGGTGGCGGCCAGAATGAATAA
- a CDS encoding TIGR03088 family PEP-CTERM/XrtA system glycosyltransferase, translating to MKTTPLVAHIIYALGTGGLENGLINIINRTPPDRYRHVIICLTNADDFANRITLPGVQVIQLHKPAGQNFRVFWDLWKTLRTLRPDVVHTRNLASLEMQLVTLLMPGIKRVHGEHGRDIHDLDGTNKKYNLLRKAMQPFVHRYIAVSRDLLQWLKHTVAIPEKKLRQIYNGVDAGKFSPRQDDAQLGDLAPPGLLPENAVVVGTVGRLAEVKNQQLLIEAVGYLFTKRPILRGTLRLVLVGDGPLKLQLVDRVKQLGLSDVVWFSGDRNDVPVLMQLMDIFILPSLAEGISNTLLEAMASGLPVIATSVGGNVELIEEGVNGRLVPVNNVVAMADALAELVDDPTLRQSMGEKGLALVRTTFNWEKTVADYLAVYDTLLGVDSAPLNSNRTQGN from the coding sequence GTGAAAACCACTCCTCTTGTGGCGCATATCATTTATGCCCTGGGCACCGGCGGCCTGGAAAATGGCCTGATCAACATCATTAACCGGACACCGCCAGACCGTTATCGGCATGTGATTATTTGTCTGACAAATGCAGATGATTTTGCCAACCGGATTACCTTGCCGGGTGTACAGGTTATCCAGCTGCATAAACCCGCTGGTCAGAATTTTCGTGTTTTTTGGGATTTATGGAAAACCCTGCGGACTCTGCGGCCCGACGTTGTTCATACCCGCAATCTGGCCAGTCTGGAGATGCAGTTAGTCACGCTGTTGATGCCCGGTATCAAACGTGTACACGGTGAGCACGGGCGGGATATTCACGACCTCGATGGCACCAATAAAAAATATAATCTGTTGCGCAAAGCAATGCAGCCTTTTGTGCACCGCTATATCGCGGTTAGCCGGGACCTGCTGCAGTGGTTGAAGCATACGGTAGCTATTCCCGAGAAAAAGTTGCGGCAGATCTACAATGGTGTCGATGCAGGAAAATTCTCACCCCGTCAGGACGATGCGCAGCTGGGTGATCTGGCCCCTCCGGGATTGTTGCCAGAGAATGCCGTTGTGGTCGGAACTGTCGGGCGGCTCGCCGAGGTAAAAAACCAGCAGCTGCTTATTGAGGCGGTTGGCTATCTGTTCACAAAGAGGCCGATATTGCGGGGAACACTGCGGCTGGTACTGGTGGGTGATGGCCCGCTCAAACTGCAACTGGTTGACCGGGTAAAACAGCTTGGTCTTTCCGATGTGGTGTGGTTTTCCGGTGACAGAAATGATGTCCCGGTATTGATGCAGCTGATGGATATCTTCATCCTGCCATCCCTCGCAGAGGGTATTTCCAACACTCTGCTGGAGGCGATGGCTTCCGGCTTGCCGGTCATTGCCACCAGTGTGGGTGGCAATGTAGAGCTGATAGAAGAGGGCGTTAACGGCAGGTTGGTGCCGGTAAATAATGTAGTGGCAATGGCCGACGCTTTGGCTGAACTGGTAGATGATCCCACCCTCCGGCAGTCCATGGGTGAAAAGGGGCTGGCTCTGGTGAGGACAACGTTCAATTGGGAAAAGACAGTGGCGGATTACCTGGCTGTTTACGACACCCTGCTGGGTGTGGATAGTGCGCCATTGAATAGCAACAGAACTCAGGGCAATTAA